A genome region from Thermoanaerobacterium xylanolyticum LX-11 includes the following:
- the tnpA gene encoding IS200/IS605 family transposase, translating into MQNYRKSSHATYDLKYHIVWITKYRKPVLVGKIAERTRELIRMVCKNNEVEILSGHVSKDHIHILVSAPPHLSVSKLVQYIKGYSSRKLLMENKELNKQFWGQHLWARGYFAASSGNVTDEVIIEYIQNQDIEENQKNDNFTLGEF; encoded by the coding sequence ATGCAAAATTATAGAAAGTCGTCACATGCTACATATGATCTAAAATATCATATAGTATGGATAACAAAATATAGAAAACCGGTATTGGTTGGGAAAATAGCTGAAAGGACAAGAGAACTAATAAGAATGGTATGCAAAAATAATGAAGTAGAAATATTATCAGGACATGTATCAAAAGATCATATACATATACTAGTGTCGGCACCACCACATTTGTCAGTAAGTAAGCTAGTGCAATATATAAAAGGATATAGTTCGAGAAAGCTGCTAATGGAGAATAAGGAGCTTAACAAACAATTTTGGGGACAACATTTATGGGCACGAGGATATTTTGCAGCAAGTAGTGGCAATGTAACAGATGAAGTGATAATAGAGTATATACAAAATCAAGACATAGAAGAAAATCAAAAGAATGATAATTTTACTTTAGGCGAGTTTTAA
- a CDS encoding ATP-binding cassette domain-containing protein, with product MSASYAVSYLIFFLVSCLLSKENKKGIKEVLKSSSKINAYTIDYYKNIDTIITNKSFGLENSIYDKLLDDEKASYYNLQKKIDNSHLLQQVILTVITLMLLIIEAYFKRNFVADISFLLILIYSAFNLSSFGKAFLSLLEYKDRIKVALEMLEYGKTDKTSLRNFKEISDDKAPCIQLVNLSFSYNNKPVIKNINISINNKDKIAIIGKNGSGKSTLLKLIAGLLTDYQGEIIWNKKSNLDFNEIRYYSQSANLFDRSIYENMIYPKESYPIEEVKKLVKKLNLNSLVTNEEDLLNKTPGDFGAKFSGGEKQKILIARAIVNKAPIVLFDEITASLDKQTDTLFTKILNEYFEDSIVICATHKKVGIEAFNKVYDLDAK from the coding sequence TTGTCTGCTTCGTATGCTGTATCTTATTTAATATTTTTTCTTGTGTCATGTTTACTGTCAAAAGAGAATAAAAAGGGCATAAAAGAAGTATTAAAGTCAAGTTCAAAAATTAACGCATATACAATAGATTATTATAAAAATATTGATACTATTATTACAAATAAATCTTTTGGTCTAGAAAATTCGATTTATGATAAATTGCTTGATGATGAAAAAGCATCATATTATAATCTTCAAAAGAAAATTGATAATTCGCATCTATTACAACAGGTCATTTTGACAGTGATAACTCTTATGCTGTTAATTATAGAAGCATATTTCAAAAGAAATTTTGTAGCTGATATATCGTTTCTTTTAATACTAATTTACTCAGCTTTTAATCTAAGTAGCTTTGGAAAGGCATTCTTGTCGCTACTTGAATACAAGGATAGAATCAAAGTCGCTTTAGAAATGCTGGAGTATGGAAAAACTGACAAAACAAGTTTACGTAATTTTAAAGAAATATCAGATGATAAAGCACCTTGCATTCAATTGGTAAATCTGTCTTTTTCTTATAATAATAAACCTGTTATTAAAAATATTAATATAAGCATCAACAATAAAGATAAGATTGCAATTATAGGGAAGAATGGTTCTGGAAAATCAACATTACTTAAATTAATAGCAGGTCTTTTGACTGATTACCAAGGTGAAATAATCTGGAATAAGAAAAGTAATCTAGATTTTAACGAAATACGTTATTATTCTCAGTCTGCTAATCTCTTTGACCGTTCAATCTATGAAAATATGATTTATCCAAAGGAAAGTTATCCTATAGAAGAAGTAAAAAAATTAGTTAAGAAATTAAATTTGAATTCTTTGGTAACTAATGAGGAGGATTTATTAAACAAAACGCCGGGAGATTTCGGAGCGAAGTTTTCGGGAGGAGAAAAGCAGAAAATATTGATAGCAAGAGCTATTGTTAATAAGGCACCAATTGTTTTATTTGATGAAATAACGGCATCTTTAGATAAACAAACTGACACGCTCTTCACCAAAATACTGAATGAGTACTTTGAAGATAGCATTGTAATTTGTGCAACACATAAAAAAGTTGGCATTGAGGCATTTAATAAGGTGTATGATCTGGATGCTAAATAA
- a CDS encoding ExeA family protein, with amino-acid sequence MFNVYYGLTFNPFSKDCDVKYHYKSQDYIQAMSRLEFLKDKKGFGLITGDPGSGKSYTLKSFVNSLNPNMYKVVYIPISILTVMDFYRYLSDGLGLMPKHRKCDMFRQIQDVILSYHSKNITPVIIVDEAQFISNSILDDLRIIFNFDMDTKNYALLILSGQTQLIIQLNRQAHEALRQRIVLNYSFKGLNKDETKEYITTRLKCAGCNETIFTDDAIELIYSSTNGYLRKINLLVEMSMILGAKESQKTINGELVFRAQSDINITE; translated from the coding sequence ATGTTTAATGTATATTATGGATTAACATTTAATCCATTTTCTAAAGACTGTGATGTAAAATATCACTACAAATCACAAGATTATATACAAGCAATGAGCAGATTAGAATTTTTAAAAGATAAAAAGGGATTTGGGTTAATAACAGGAGATCCTGGATCTGGTAAGTCATATACACTAAAAAGCTTTGTAAATTCTTTAAATCCTAATATGTACAAGGTTGTATACATACCGATATCAATACTTACAGTTATGGATTTTTACAGGTATTTATCCGACGGCTTAGGATTAATGCCAAAGCATAGAAAATGTGATATGTTTCGCCAGATACAGGATGTAATATTAAGTTATCATTCAAAGAACATAACTCCTGTTATCATTGTTGATGAGGCCCAGTTCATAAGCAACTCGATCCTTGACGATTTACGCATTATATTTAATTTTGACATGGATACAAAAAATTATGCATTGCTTATATTATCAGGACAGACACAATTAATTATACAGTTGAATAGACAAGCACATGAAGCATTAAGGCAGCGAATAGTCTTAAACTATTCATTTAAAGGTTTAAACAAAGATGAAACAAAAGAATATATAACAACCAGATTAAAATGTGCAGGCTGCAATGAAACAATATTTACTGATGACGCAATTGAATTAATATATTCAAGTACAAATGGATATTTAAGAAAAATTAATTTACTTGTAGAAATGTCAATGATTTTAGGAGCTAAAGAAAGTCAAAAAACTATAAATGGTGAGCTAGTATTTAGAGCTCAGAGCGATATAAATATTACAGAATAA
- a CDS encoding IS4 family transposase, producing the protein MNSITQNYQIDNKVSTSIKSFFKKYRISAALRLSNAYKSKGIPVISIFEYLFCMIFTNRSMYMNMLMGTNQVGFKKDTVYRFLNSIHINWIRFTTWLSAQIINETITGLTSDKRVNVLIVDDSLFERSSSKKVELLAKVYDHAKKTYKYGFRLLTLGWSDGNTFIPVNGCLLSTENQKNRINEAIPVDKRSAGYLRRNLSQTKATAVALELIKTAKKAMIPASYVLFDTWFCSPSSLIAIKEIGYDVIAMAKKTSKMHYLYNGIMQPLTEIYKQNRKRRGRSRYLLSVEVSIEKDGKSIPARIVFVRNRNNRKDYLALITTDMNLNEDEIIRIYGKRWDIEVFFKVCKSYLKLSKECNSLSYDAMTAHTAIVFTRYMMLALENRRSSDLRTMGEIFYYIQDEMSDITLIQAFHLLMQVFIDTITDKLSLSSEQLDQLLDAFMAAIPKELKERLPKCA; encoded by the coding sequence ATGAATAGTATAACACAAAATTACCAAATTGATAATAAGGTTTCTACTTCGATTAAAAGTTTCTTCAAAAAATATAGAATTTCGGCTGCTTTAAGGTTATCGAATGCTTACAAAAGCAAGGGTATTCCCGTTATTTCTATTTTCGAGTACTTATTCTGTATGATCTTTACCAATAGATCTATGTATATGAATATGCTAATGGGTACAAATCAGGTTGGTTTTAAGAAAGACACGGTTTACAGATTCTTAAACTCTATTCATATTAATTGGATTCGGTTTACCACTTGGCTTAGTGCACAGATTATAAATGAGACAATTACTGGGTTAACAAGTGACAAACGCGTAAATGTTCTTATTGTTGATGACTCTTTATTCGAACGCTCTAGCTCTAAAAAAGTAGAACTACTAGCAAAAGTATATGACCATGCTAAAAAAACATACAAATATGGCTTTCGCCTACTTACACTCGGATGGTCAGATGGAAATACTTTTATCCCAGTCAATGGATGTCTTTTATCTACTGAGAATCAAAAGAATCGTATCAATGAAGCTATACCTGTGGACAAGCGTTCCGCCGGGTATTTAAGAAGGAATCTATCCCAAACTAAAGCAACAGCCGTAGCTCTGGAATTAATAAAGACCGCTAAAAAAGCAATGATTCCAGCATCTTATGTATTGTTTGACACTTGGTTCTGTTCTCCCTCTTCTTTGATTGCTATTAAAGAAATAGGCTATGATGTTATTGCAATGGCAAAGAAAACATCAAAGATGCATTACCTATATAATGGAATAATGCAGCCGTTAACAGAAATATACAAGCAGAACAGAAAAAGAAGAGGCAGGTCTAGATACCTGTTATCCGTGGAAGTTTCCATTGAAAAAGACGGAAAATCTATTCCTGCTCGAATTGTATTTGTCAGAAACAGGAATAATCGAAAAGACTATCTGGCACTTATTACCACGGATATGAACCTTAACGAGGACGAAATCATTCGTATATACGGGAAGCGCTGGGATATAGAAGTCTTTTTCAAAGTGTGTAAATCATACTTGAAGCTCAGCAAGGAATGCAATTCATTATCTTACGATGCGATGACAGCACATACAGCAATCGTATTTACCAGATACATGATGCTTGCACTAGAGAACCGTCGATCATCAGATTTACGAACAATGGGAGAGATATTTTACTACATACAGGATGAAATGTCCGATATTACGCTGATTCAGGCTTTTCATCTACTTATGCAAGTATTCATAGATACAATAACAGATAAACTATCGTTATCTTCAGAACAGCTGGACCAATTACTTGATGCTTTTATGGCTGCGATTCCCAAAGAACTTAAGGAAAGACTTCCGAAGTGTGCATAA
- a CDS encoding ATP-binding protein, with protein MKDSLKKWDLLILHELSYLYFNRNQADLLFRIISNRSEKESVIVSTNLEFSRWTEMFENTTQMVTLQMLILLTKTSHINNYSVP; from the coding sequence TTGAAAGACAGTTTGAAAAAGTGGGACCTATTGATTCTACATGAACTTTCATATCTATATTTTAATAGAAACCAAGCTGATTTATTATTCAGAATAATTTCGAATCGTAGTGAAAAAGAAAGTGTAATTGTATCTACAAACCTTGAATTTTCAAGATGGACAGAAATGTTTGAGAATACTACTCAGATGGTCACTTTGCAAATGTTGATTTTATTAACTAAAACTTCGCACATAAATAATTACTCTGTTCCTTGA
- a CDS encoding ATP-binding protein: protein MIGNIGTGKTHISIGLELTACKQGDNVKFYTVANLITELTETQEYKKLLKLERQFEKVGPIDST from the coding sequence ATGATAGGAAACATTGGCACAGGTAAAACTCATATTTCAATAGGCTTAGAGCTAACGGCTTGTAAACAGGGAGATAACGTAAAGTTCTATACCGTTGCCAATCTTATCACAGAACTTACAGAAACACAAGAGTACAAAAAGCTTTTAAAACTTGAAAGACAGTTTGAAAAAGTGGGACCTATTGATTCTACATGA